GCGGTGGCTGAAGCTCGGGAGGACGGACCCCGATGGATGACGCCCTGGTGCGGGCCGGGCGGGCGCTCAGGCTGGCGCTGCTGATCGCGCTCGCCCTGCTCTTCCTGATCCCCTTCTACCTGCTGCTGCGCAACGGCCTGTCGAGCGAGCAGGACATCACCTCGCCCGAATGGACCTTCTTCCCCGGCGAGTTGAAGTGGGGCAACGTCCGGGAACTCTTCGACGACCCCTCCGTCCCCTTCGCCCGCTCCCTCCTCAACTCGGCGCTGATCGCGATCGCCACGACGCTGGGGACCCTGCTGCTGTCCTCCCTCGCCGGCTACGGCCTCGCCCGCATTCCGTACCGGCACGCGAACAAGGTCTTCTACGGCGTCCTCGGCACCCTGCTGGTCCCGGCCGCCGTCACCTTCGTACCGAGCTTCGTCCTGGTGTCGTCCCTCGGCTGGATCTCCACCCTGCGCGGGCTGATCGTCCCGACGCTGTTCTCCGCCTTCGCCTGCTTCGTCTTCCGGCAGTACTTCCTCGGCTTCCCACGCGAGCTGGAGGACGCGGCGCAGGTCGACGGGCTCGGGTACTGGCGGACGTACTGGCTGGTGGTCGTGCCGAACGCGCGGCCGGTGTTCGCGGCGGTCGGCACGATCGTCTTCCTCGGCGCGTGGAACTCCTTCCTGTGGCCGCTGGTGATCGGGCAGGACCAGAGCGCCTGGACGGTGCAGGTGGCCCTGTCGTCGTTCACGACGTCCCAGGTGATCCGCCTGCACGAACTGTTCGTCGCGGCCGTCGTGTCGATCCTGCCGCTGCTGCTGGTGTTCCTGTGCTTCCAGCGGTGGATCGTGGCGGGCGTGGAGCGGTCGGGGATCGACTGACCCCCGTGTCGTCGCGTCCCGCACGATCCGGGTGGGCCCCGACCGCTCGTAGCGCTCCAGGGGAAACCGGTCGGCTAGGCCGCCCGCACCTCGTACGCCGTCAGCCGTACCTCCCCGTCGTCCAGGCACTCCCCGCTGACCAGGTCGAACCGCTGCTTCAGCAGGGGCGAGGCGACGAACGGGCGGCCGACGTGGGTGCCGGTCAGGCCGCGGGAGAGGACCGCCGCGCCGGTGAAGGGGTCGCGGTTGTCGACGGCGTACAGGCGGTCGGCGCGGTCACGGAAGAGGGCCACCTGGCGGCCGTCCGGCAGCAGGGCGGCCACCCCGCGGCCGGGGGTGAGCGCGCTCAGGTCACAGGCAGTGAACCAGCCGTCCGTCAGCCGGAGTTGGACCTTCAGGTCGGTGGTCTCGACAGCCAGGGTCATCGGGCGCTTCCTTCCAGGATGTCGTCGGCGGGCCGCAGGCCGATGTTCAGCAGCGGCAGGTCGGGCTTGATCTGGTCGCGCTCGGGGACGAAGGCGACGAGCGGGTCCGGGGTGTCCGGGGCGTTCACGAAGGACACGAACCGGGCGAGCTTCTCGGGGTCGTTGATGGTCTCCGCCCACTCGTCGCGGTAGTGGGAGACATGCGCCCGCATCAGCTGCTCCAGCTCGTCGCAGATGCCGAGCGAGTCGTGCACCACCACGTCCCGTACGTGGTCCAGGCCGCCCGGGATCCGCTCCAGCCACACGCTCGTGCGCTCCAGACGGTCGGCCGTGCGGATGTAGAACATCAGGAAACGGTCGATCAGGCGGACCAGTTCCGCGTCGGAGAGGTCCTGGGCCAGCAGGTCCGCGTGGCGCGGGGTGGCGCCGCCGTTGCCGCCGACGTACAGGTTCCAGCCGTTGGCCGTGGCGATCACGCCGAAGTCCTTCGACTGGGCCTCGGCGCACTCGCGCTGGCAGCCGGAGACCGCCGACTTCAGCTTGTGCGGGGAGCGCAGGCCCCGGTAGCGCAGCTCCAGGTCGATCGCCATCTTGACGGAGTCCTGGACGCCGTAGCGGCACCAGGTGGAGCCCACGCAGGACTTCACGGTGCGCAGTGCCTTGCCGTACGCGTGGCCCGACTCGAAGCCCGCGTCGACCAAGCGCGCCCAGATCAGCGGCAGTTGCTCCACCCGGGCGCCGAACATGTCGATCCGCTGGCCACCGGTGATCTTGGTGTAGAGGCCGAAGTCCCGGGCGATCTCACCGATCACGATCAGCTTCTCGGGTGCGATCTCACCGCCGGGGATGCGCGGCACGACCGAGTACGAGCCGTTCTTCTGCAGGTTGGCCAGGAAGTGGTCGTTGGTGTCCTGCAAGGCCGCCTGCTCGCCGTCCAGGACGTAGCCGCTCGCGCCGATCGCCGGGGCGAGCGAGGCGATGATCGAGGCGACCGCCGGCTTGCAGGTCTCGCAGCCCTCGCCGCCCCGGGCGCCTTCGCGGCCGTGGTGGTCCAGGAGGTCCTGGTACGACGTGATGCGCAGGGCGAGGACGATCTCGTACAGCTCCTCGCGGGTCTGGGCGAAGCAGCCGCACAGGCCCTTGTCGACCTCGACGCCCGACGCCTCCAGTTCGGCGTTGACGAGCTGGCCGAGCACCTTGACGCAACTGCCGCAGCCGGTACCGGCCTTGGTGCACTTCTTCACCTCGGGCACGGTGGTGCACCGGTGGTCGGTGACCGCGCCGCGGATCGCGCCCTTGCTGACGTTGTGGCAGGAACAGATGATCGCCTCGTCCGGGAGCGCGGACGGTCCCAGCTGGGCCCCCGAGTCGGCTCCGGCGGGCAGGACGAGCGACTCGGGGGAGACGGGGGGCACCGAGCCGGTCAGGGCGCGCAGCGTGCCGTACGCCTCCGCGTCGCCGACCAGGATGCCGCCGAGCAGCGTCCCGTCCGGCCCGATGACCAGCTTCTTGTACAGGCCGGCGCGGGAGTCGGAGTAGACGACGTCCAGGCAGCCCTCGGTGGTGCCGTGCGCGTCGCCGAAGGACGCCACGTCCACACCGAGCAGCTTCAGCTTCGTCGACAGATCGGCGCCGGTGAAGGACGCCTCGTCGGCCGCGATCGTGGCGGCGGCCGTCTCCGCCTGCTCGTAGCCGGGCGCCACCAGGCCGTACACCCGGCCGTCGGCCGCCAGCGCGCACTCGCCGATCGCGAAGACGTGCGCGTCGCCGACCGTGCGGCACTGCTCGTCCACCGTGATGCCGCCGCGCTCGCCGACCGTGAGGCCACAGGCGCGGGCCAGCTGGTCGCGGGGGCGGACACCGGCGCTGAACACGACCATGTCGGTGGCGAGTTCGGAGCCGTCGGAAAGCTTCATGCCGGTGACCGAGCCGTCCTCGGCGGTCAGGATCTCCTGCGTGCCCACGCCCGTGTGCACGGACAGGCCCATGCCCGCGATGGTCCGCAGCAGTGCCGCGCCACCGCCTTCGTCGACCTGCACCGGCATCAGGCGCGGCGCGAACTCCACGATGTGGGCGTCGAGCCCGAGGCCCTTGAGCGCACCTGCCGCCTCCAGGCCGAGCAGTCCGCCGCCGACCACGGCACCGGTCGTCGCGGTCTGCGCGTACTCCTCGATGGCGAGCAGGTCCTCGATGGTCCGGTAGACGAAACAGCCCTCGGCGTCCTTGCCCGGGACCGGGGGCACGAAGGGGTACGAGCCGGTGGCCAGGACGAGGGTGTCGTACCCGAAGACCCGGCCGGAGCGGGCCGTGACCGTCCGCGCCTCGCGGTCGATCGTCTCCGCCGGGTCGCCGACGTACAGCTCGATGCCGTGGTCGTTGATGAACTCCATGTCGGTCATGGAGAGGTCCTCGGCGGTCTTGCCCGAGAAGTACGAGGTGAGGGCGACGCGGTCGTACGCCGGACGCGGCTCCTCGCACAGCACGACCACGCGGTGCGTGGCGGTCAGGCCGCGCTCGGCGAGCGCTTCGAGGAAGCGCTGGCCGACCATGCCATGGCCGACGAGCACGATCGTGGGGGTGGCCCCCGGGGTGGCGGTCATCAGGAGCCTCCATCGTTGGTGAGCAGGTGGAGCAGGGGGCCGTCGTCGGGGAGCGGCTCTGCTC
Above is a genomic segment from Streptomyces fodineus containing:
- a CDS encoding carbohydrate ABC transporter permease, which gives rise to MDDALVRAGRALRLALLIALALLFLIPFYLLLRNGLSSEQDITSPEWTFFPGELKWGNVRELFDDPSVPFARSLLNSALIAIATTLGTLLLSSLAGYGLARIPYRHANKVFYGVLGTLLVPAAVTFVPSFVLVSSLGWISTLRGLIVPTLFSAFACFVFRQYFLGFPRELEDAAQVDGLGYWRTYWLVVVPNARPVFAAVGTIVFLGAWNSFLWPLVIGQDQSAWTVQVALSSFTTSQVIRLHELFVAAVVSILPLLLVFLCFQRWIVAGVERSGID
- the nirD gene encoding nitrite reductase small subunit NirD, which codes for MTLAVETTDLKVQLRLTDGWFTACDLSALTPGRGVAALLPDGRQVALFRDRADRLYAVDNRDPFTGAAVLSRGLTGTHVGRPFVASPLLKQRFDLVSGECLDDGEVRLTAYEVRAA
- the nirB gene encoding nitrite reductase large subunit NirB, whose product is MTATPGATPTIVLVGHGMVGQRFLEALAERGLTATHRVVVLCEEPRPAYDRVALTSYFSGKTAEDLSMTDMEFINDHGIELYVGDPAETIDREARTVTARSGRVFGYDTLVLATGSYPFVPPVPGKDAEGCFVYRTIEDLLAIEEYAQTATTGAVVGGGLLGLEAAGALKGLGLDAHIVEFAPRLMPVQVDEGGGAALLRTIAGMGLSVHTGVGTQEILTAEDGSVTGMKLSDGSELATDMVVFSAGVRPRDQLARACGLTVGERGGITVDEQCRTVGDAHVFAIGECALAADGRVYGLVAPGYEQAETAAATIAADEASFTGADLSTKLKLLGVDVASFGDAHGTTEGCLDVVYSDSRAGLYKKLVIGPDGTLLGGILVGDAEAYGTLRALTGSVPPVSPESLVLPAGADSGAQLGPSALPDEAIICSCHNVSKGAIRGAVTDHRCTTVPEVKKCTKAGTGCGSCVKVLGQLVNAELEASGVEVDKGLCGCFAQTREELYEIVLALRITSYQDLLDHHGREGARGGEGCETCKPAVASIIASLAPAIGASGYVLDGEQAALQDTNDHFLANLQKNGSYSVVPRIPGGEIAPEKLIVIGEIARDFGLYTKITGGQRIDMFGARVEQLPLIWARLVDAGFESGHAYGKALRTVKSCVGSTWCRYGVQDSVKMAIDLELRYRGLRSPHKLKSAVSGCQRECAEAQSKDFGVIATANGWNLYVGGNGGATPRHADLLAQDLSDAELVRLIDRFLMFYIRTADRLERTSVWLERIPGGLDHVRDVVVHDSLGICDELEQLMRAHVSHYRDEWAETINDPEKLARFVSFVNAPDTPDPLVAFVPERDQIKPDLPLLNIGLRPADDILEGSAR